One genomic segment of Intestinimonas butyriciproducens includes these proteins:
- the tsaB gene encoding tRNA (adenosine(37)-N6)-threonylcarbamoyltransferase complex dimerization subunit type 1 TsaB, whose translation MKFLALESSATAASVAVCEDETLLAQSFQHSGLTHSRTLMPMCRDLLENCGLTLEEMEVVAVAAGPGSFTGLRIGVAAAKGLAWPGDKPCAGVSTLEAMAWPLAHLEADLCAVMDARRNQVYNARFQARGGILERLCPDRAIPVEELALELENRKKPQILVGDGAELCYNELTKRGLAVVLAPPHLRLQSAWGVARGALELARQGALVPAAALAPVYHRLSQAERERLAKVENSKGEEQHG comes from the coding sequence ATGAAGTTTTTGGCTCTGGAGTCCTCCGCTACAGCGGCCTCAGTGGCGGTGTGTGAGGACGAGACGCTCTTGGCCCAATCCTTCCAGCACAGCGGCCTCACGCACAGCCGAACGCTGATGCCCATGTGCCGGGATCTCCTGGAAAACTGCGGGCTGACGCTGGAGGAGATGGAGGTCGTGGCCGTGGCGGCGGGGCCAGGGTCCTTTACAGGACTTCGGATCGGCGTGGCCGCGGCCAAGGGGCTGGCCTGGCCGGGGGACAAGCCCTGCGCGGGCGTCTCCACGCTGGAAGCCATGGCGTGGCCGCTGGCCCATCTGGAGGCGGATCTCTGCGCCGTTATGGATGCCCGGAGGAATCAGGTCTACAATGCCCGCTTTCAGGCCCGCGGCGGTATACTGGAGCGGCTGTGCCCGGACCGGGCCATCCCTGTAGAAGAATTGGCCCTGGAGCTGGAAAACCGCAAAAAACCGCAAATACTGGTTGGAGACGGAGCCGAGCTGTGTTATAATGAACTGACGAAACGAGGGCTCGCGGTGGTGCTTGCTCCGCCGCACCTGCGCCTCCAGAGCGCATGGGGCGTAGCGCGCGGGGCACTGGAGCTGGCCCGGCAGGGGGCGCTGGTCCCGGCGGCGGCCTTGGCGCCCGTCTACCATCGTCTGTCCCAAGCCGAGCGTGAACGGCTTGCCAAAGTTGAAAATAGTAAAGGGGAAGAACAACATGGATGA
- the tsaE gene encoding tRNA (adenosine(37)-N6)-threonylcarbamoyltransferase complex ATPase subunit type 1 TsaE produces MEYTTNSPEETEALGASMGARLKAGTVVAFTGDLGAGKTAFVRGLARGLGIADRVTSPTFTIVNEYDGGRLPLFHFDMYRLGSADELFEIGWEDYLGRGGVCAVEWSENVAEALEGDCVRVDIRRGANDGQRFITMTEGGER; encoded by the coding sequence ATGGAGTACACAACCAACAGTCCCGAAGAGACCGAGGCGCTGGGCGCGTCCATGGGGGCGCGGCTGAAAGCGGGCACAGTGGTGGCCTTTACCGGGGACCTGGGGGCCGGCAAGACTGCTTTTGTCCGGGGCTTGGCCCGGGGGCTCGGGATAGCGGACCGGGTGACCAGCCCCACCTTTACCATCGTCAATGAGTACGATGGAGGGCGGCTCCCTCTGTTCCACTTCGATATGTACCGCCTGGGCTCCGCCGACGAGCTCTTCGAGATCGGATGGGAGGACTACCTGGGCCGGGGCGGCGTGTGTGCCGTGGAGTGGAGTGAAAATGTGGCCGAGGCTCTGGAAGGGGACTGTGTCCGGGTAGATATCCGCCGGGGCGCCAACGACGGACAGCGGTTCATCACGATGACCGAGGGGGGAGAGAGATGA